AGCGCGGGCGCGCGGAGATAGGGGGCGCATCCGACCTCGCGGGCCAGCTCGCCGTATTCGTGATCCAGCTCCACCAGGGTCTCGACGTGCTCGGAGACGAAGGCGATCGGGCAGATCAGCACGCCCTTGCCCTCGGCGCCGGCTCGCCGGATTTCGTCGTCGGTGGAGGGACCGATCCATTTCAGCGGCCCGACGCGGCTCTGGTAGCAGACGTTCCAGTCGGTGAACTCCGGCAGCCGGAAGACCACCGCCTGGGCCGTGGCCTGCACCTGGGCCTGGTAGGGATCGCCCGCGGCGATGACCTTTTCCGGCAGGCCGTGGGCGGAAAACAGCAGCCGGACACTGGCAGGGCTTCCGGCCTGCTCCCAGGTCGCGCGGATCGCCGCGGCGTGGGCCTCGGTGAGGCCCGGCGCCGTGGGGAAGCAGCAGACCGTTCGGCTGGTCCCCGGACCGGCATAGGCGGCCTCCCAGTCCTTCAGGGACGAGGCCGAGGTGGTGGTCGAGAACTGCGGGTAGAGCGGCAGGAGCACGATCTGGTCCGGCGCGAAGGCCGCGACCTCCTTGGCCGTCTGGCCGGCGAAGGGTTTCCAGTAGCGCATGGCGATGAAGACCTTCACCGTCAGGTCCGGCCGCGCCGCCGCCAGGCTGGCCTCGAGCGCCGCGGCCTGCTTGCGCGTCTCCGGCAGCAGGGGCGAGCCGCCGCCCATGAGCGCGTAGTTGGCCTGGGCCGCCTTCTCCCGCCGCTTGGCGATCCACCAGGCGAGCGGCCCGCGCGCGATGGCCGGCAGGTCGAGGATCGCCGGGTCGCTGAACAGGTTCTGCAGGAAGGGACGGACCGTGGCCTGGTCATCGGGGCCACCGAGATTGAAGAGGACGACGGCGAGCCTGGTCATGATCCGGCCGCGCTAGAGTCAAAGTCCCCCTCAGTCAGCTTCGCTGACAGCTCCCCCAGGAGGGGAGCACCTGAGTTACGCCAATCCAGATCCTCCCCCAGCGCGCAGCGCGTTTTGGGGGAGGTGGCTCGGAGCGAAGCGGAGAGACGGAGGGGGTCTCTCACCGTCCCGTCACCCGGCGGATGGTGCGCTCGATGTGTTCGATGGGCGTGTCGGGCAGGACGCCGTGGCCCAGGTTGAAGATGTAGGGCCTGTCGTTCCACTGGGCGATCAGGGCGTCGACCCGGGCGTCCAGGGCCGGACCGCCGGCCCGCAGCAGCAGGTTGTCCAGGGCGCCCTGGATGGTCTTGCCCCCCGCCTGGATCTTGCGGCCGAGCGCGGCCGAGGCCTGGGTGTCCAGGGCCACGGCCTGGACAGGGACCTTCTCGGCATAGGTCTCGACCAGCGCGCCGGCCCCGCGCGGGAAGCCGATGAACGGGGTGTCGATCCCCGCGGCGCGGACCTGCTCGATGATGGCGATGTGCGGCCTGATGACGATCCGCTCGAAGACGTCCTCCGCCAGGCCTTCCGCCCAGCTCTCGAACAGCTTCAGCACCTGGGCGCCGGATTTCGCCTGCATGACCAGGTAGCGCGCGGTGGACTCCACCAGTATGTCCAGCAGCCGGTCCAGCTTCTCGGGGTGTTCGTAGGCGTAGGTCCTCGCCCCGGTGCGGTCGGACCCCCGGCCCTCGATCATGTAGGTGGCCACGGTCCAGGGCGCGCCCGCGAAACCTATCAGGGCGCGGTCGGGCTCCAGCTCGGCGCGGACCCGGGCCAGGGTCTCTCCGATGGCGCTCAGGCGTTCCGTGGAAGCCTCGACCTGGTCCGCCAGGCTTTCCAGGGGCGGCAGTTCGCCCAGGCGGGGCCCCTCGCCGGCCTCGAACCAGACCTCCTGGCCCAGCGCCCGCGGGATCAGCAGGATGTCGGCGAAGACGATGGCCGCATCCAGCGGGAAGCGGCGCATGGGCTGCAAGGTCGCCTCGGCCGCCATCTCCGGATTGTGGCAAAAGGCGATGAAGTCCTTCGCCCGGGTGCGCAGCTCACGGTACTCCGGCAGGGAGCGTCCGGCCTGGCGCATGAACCAGACCGGGGGCCGGTCCAGGGTTTCGCCGGCGAGC
This genomic stretch from Phenylobacterium sp. LH3H17 harbors:
- the hemH gene encoding ferrochelatase; the encoded protein is MMTRLAVVLFNLGGPDDQATVRPFLQNLFSDPAILDLPAIARGPLAWWIAKRREKAAQANYALMGGGSPLLPETRKQAAALEASLAAARPDLTVKVFIAMRYWKPFAGQTAKEVAAFAPDQIVLLPLYPQFSTTTSASSLKDWEAAYAGPGTSRTVCCFPTAPGLTEAHAAAIRATWEQAGSPASVRLLFSAHGLPEKVIAAGDPYQAQVQATAQAVVFRLPEFTDWNVCYQSRVGPLKWIGPSTDDEIRRAGAEGKGVLICPIAFVSEHVETLVELDHEYGELAREVGCAPYLRAPALGTAPRFIGALTTAVTNALARPGGARPDGPWRCPQDYAKCACQTMGAAA
- the hemE gene encoding uroporphyrinogen decarboxylase, which translates into the protein MSEGSKPRLLRALAGETLDRPPVWFMRQAGRSLPEYRELRTRAKDFIAFCHNPEMAAEATLQPMRRFPLDAAIVFADILLIPRALGQEVWFEAGEGPRLGELPPLESLADQVEASTERLSAIGETLARVRAELEPDRALIGFAGAPWTVATYMIEGRGSDRTGARTYAYEHPEKLDRLLDILVESTARYLVMQAKSGAQVLKLFESWAEGLAEDVFERIVIRPHIAIIEQVRAAGIDTPFIGFPRGAGALVETYAEKVPVQAVALDTQASAALGRKIQAGGKTIQGALDNLLLRAGGPALDARVDALIAQWNDRPYIFNLGHGVLPDTPIEHIERTIRRVTGR